CAATATGGACGATGGCGGCGTGCCCTTCGTCACGATGGTCGTCATGGGGCTTGCCGTGCTCTTTTTCATGGTGCCGGCGATCTCCGTCACCGTCCGGCGCTTCCACGATGTCGGCCTGTCGGGCTGGCTCTACCTGCTGTTCGTCGTCCTGTCCTTCGTCTACATCGGAGGCATCATCATTTTCGTGATCACCCTCATCGCATCGCAGAAGCACGACAACAAATGGGGACCGGTGCCGAGCGGCATCCGGATGTAAAAAGCCGCCCGGCAGGGGCGGCTTCGTTCGCGCGAGACCGTGCGGCAAACACGGCGCCTATGCGATCAGCGCCTGGAACTTCTCCGCGATCTTGTCGCCCATGTCTGCCGTGCCAAGTTCGATGCAGCCGTCCGACATGATGTCCTTCGTGCGGTAGCCCTCGTCGAGCACGGCGGCGATCGCCGATTCGAGGCGGTCAGCCTCCGACACCATGTTGAAGGAATAGCGCAGGCACATGGCGAAGGACGCGATCATGGCGATCGGGTTGGCGATGCCTTTGCCGGCAATGTCCGGCGCCGAGCCGTGCACGGGCTCGTAGAGCGCCTTGCGGCTGCTCGTCTTGGGATCGGGCGCGCCGAGCGAAGCCGAGGGCAACATGCCCAGCGAGCCGGTCAGCATCGCCGCCACGTCCGACAGCATGTCGCCGAACAGATTGTCGGTCACGATCACGTCGAACTGCTTGGGCCAGCGCACGAGTTGCATGCCGCCGGCATCGGCCAGCATGTGGTCGAGCTTGACGTCGGAATATTTCGCCTTGTGCGTGGCCGTCACCACCTCGTTCCACAGCACGCCGGACTTCATGACGTTGCGCTTTTCCATGGACGTGACGTGGTTCTTTCGCGTGCGGGCGAGTTCGAAGGCGACACCCGCTATGCGCTCGATCTCGAACGTGTCGTAGACCTGCGTGTCGATGCCGCGCTTCTGGCCATTGCCGAGATCGATGATCTCCTTCGGCTCGCCGAAATAGACGCCGCCGGTCAATTCGCGCACGATGAGGATGTCGAGACCTTCGACCACATCCTGCTTGAGCGAGGAGGATGCGGCCAGCGCCGGATAGCAGATGGCCGGGCGCAGGTTGGCGAAGAGCTGCATATCCTTGCGCAGGCGCAGCAGACCGGCTTCCGGACGCACATCGTAAGGCACGCCGTCCCACTTCGGCCCGCCGACGGCGCCGAACAGCACCGCGTCGGCAGCCATCGCCTTTGCCATGTCCTCTTCCGAGATCGCCTTGCCGTGGGCGTCGTAGGCGCAACCGCCGACCAGGCCTTCCTCGGTCTCGAAGCCGGCGCCGAACTTGTCGTTCATGATCGCGATCAGCTTCTTCACTTCAGCCATGGCCTCGGGGCCGATTCCGTCGCCGGGCAGCAGGAGAAGTTTACGCGATGCCATTGAAAATCCCTCTCGATGAAGTCGGGCCTTGCTAACCTCCGAAGCCATCAGGCGCAAGGCATTTGATCGCGCGGCGTCGCCGGGACGTCCTGTTCGTTCATACTGCAATTCAGGGATTGCGCCTGAGCGCCGTCACCTCGATCTCGATCTTCATTTCCGGCTCGGCAAGATCGCAAACGACGAGCGTCGCCGCCGGTCTGATATCGCCGAAAGCTTCGCCGAAGACCGGGTAGACCGCCTTTACGAAGGCACGGTCGGTCACGTAGTAGTGCGCCCGCACCACGTCGGCCATGTCGAAGCCGGCATCCGTGAGCGCCTTGCGGATGGTATCCAGCGCATTGCGGGCCTACTCCTCCACCGCATCCGGCATCGACATGGTGGCATAATCGTAGCCGGTGGTGCCGGCCACGAAGCACCAGTCGCCCTGCACGACGGCGCGGGAGTAGCCGGCGGTCTTCTCGAAGGGCGATCCGGTGGAGATCAGCTTGCGGGTCATGGGATCACTGCCGGTTTGGGCCGATGGCGGCGTCCATCGCCGTCTTCAACGACGCCGGCCACGTCGCCGGATCGGGCCATGTCATGATCTGCGGATCGCCCTGCTGTGCGAAATAGAGTTTTTTCGCCTTCGGGTCGATTGCCATGAAACTGTCGGAGACGCCGCAGGCATGCGGCACGCAGCCATAGCCGGTGACCGTGCCGTCGTCCTGCAATTCCGCGTCGCCGCCGGTGAGCAGGCCGGTAACCACATCGGTCAGATCGTTGCCCAGCAGCGCCTTCGCCGCATCGTATATGGCGGCGTTGTCGAAGGCCTCGACCATGTAACCGGTGGCCTCCGGGTCGAAATCGTCCCAGCCGGTGTCCGGCTGCGGCGTGAAGGAGAGATCGCCGGCCGTGCGGACGCCTTCGTCGGGCGACCAGTATTGCAGCGCCGCCGTTTCACCGGGAAGCAGGAAAGGCACGAAATAGATGCGCGAATCGCCGATCGAAGCCGGCGGCGCCCCGCAATCCTCGCCGACCACCACGTCCCTGAGCGCTCCGTCCTTCTTCCAGACGATCACGGTAGAAGTGCCGCACTGGTTGCCGCCGTCGCCCACCGAGAATAGCGCGACGCTCGTCTCGCCGACCTTTGTTTCCTTGTCGAAGAAGACGGCGTAGTTGCGCGCGATCTCCCGGCCGTCATAGGTCAGGACCTTCTCGTAGTCCTCGTTCTGGGTGATGGTGAAGGTGCCGCCGTCGAACGGTATGTTTTCCGGCGGCGCGATATCCTGCGCCAGCACGGGACCGGCCAGCAGTCCGACGATGCCGAGGGCGGCAAACGTCTTGCGAGCCATCATCGCCATCCTCCACGAAACAGCCGGCGCACCCCGCGGCAGAGCTTCGGTCAGGCCCAGGGCCGGCTTTCGGCGGTGGCCTGCTCGAAACGATCGATCGCCGGCGCCTTTTCCATGGTCAGGCCGATATCGTCGAGGCCGTTGAGCAGGCAATAGCGCTTGAAATCGTCAAGGTCGAACTTGATGACGCCGCCGTCCGGCCCACGTATTTCCTTCTCCTCGAGATCGACGGTGAGCGTCGCATTGGACCCGCGCGAGGCGTCGTCCAGCAGCTTTTCCAGATCCTCGGCGCTGACCGTTACCGGCAAAATGCCGTTCTTGAAGCAGTTGTTGTAGAAGATGTCGGCGAACGAGGTCGAGATCACGCAGCGGATGCCGAAATCGAGCAGTGCCCATGGAGCATGTTCGCGGCTCGATCCGCAGCCGAAATTGTCGCCGGCGACCAGAATCTGCGCCTTGCGATAGGCCGGCTTGTTGAGCACGAAATCCGGATTTTCGCTGCCGTCCTCGTTGAAGCGCATCTCGGCGAACAGGCCCTTGCTGAGACCCGTGCGCTTGATGGTCTTCAGATAGTCCTTCGGGATGATCATGTCCGTATCGACGTTGACGATCGGCAGAGGCGCCGCGACACCCGTGAGCTTGTTGAATTTGTCCATGGCCGTGCCCATTCCTGAATTTCAGCCTGCTTTACACAAGCCGGCAGCGGATTCAAAGGGCGTTCACCGGCTATTGAGATAGCAGCGGTTCGCCCTTGATCGCCGGAGCCGTGGCGCCATCTCCGTTTCATGGGCGCTATTCATGTCGGCACGGCGGGCTGGAGCATATCATCCGTATATAAAGCGGATTTTCCGGCGACCGGCACCCATCTCGAGCGATACGCCGCCCGCTTCGACTGCGTCGAGATCAATTCCTCGTTCTACCGGCCGCACCGGCACGAGACCTATACGCGCTGGGCAAATTCGGTGCCGGACGGTTTCCGCTTCTCGGTGAAGGTGCCGAAATCGATCACCCACGAGAAGAGGTTGAGAAACTATGACAGCCTGCTCGACGCATTTCTCGGAGAAGTTTCGGGCCTCGGCGACAAGCTTGCCGTGCTGCTCGTGCAGACGCCGCCCAGCCTTGCTTTCGAGGCGTCCACGGTCGAGGTCTTTCTGCGGGCGGTCCTGTCCGCCAGCACCGGCCGAATCGTCGTCGAGGCCCGTCATGGGAGTTGGTTCAAGCCGGAGGCTGAAAGCCTGCTCGCAGACCTCGGCGTGGCGCAGGTCGCCGCCGATCCTCCGCATGGAGGCAGCGTTGCTCCCGCAACAGCCGGTCGAACCGGGATCGCCTATTTCCGTTTTCACGGCCGGCCGCGCATCTACTATTCCAACTATGATGCTGCCGCCCTCGAAGGGATCGCGTCCGACCTCAAAATGGCGGCCCACGGCGGTCCGGTCTGGTGCATCTTCGACAATACCGCCGAAGGTCATGCGCTCGCCAATGCGCGCGATATGCTGGCGCTGCTCGGCAGCGCGCGGGATGGCGACGGGCCACCGGGCTCGATCAATCGCTAAATTCCTGCGGAATTCCTTTGCCGGGTGGTTATCCGCCCGGCCTATCCTGACGCACGCGCAATCGGAGAAAAGCATAGATGAGATCGGCGGCGGCGGCATTTGCAGCGCCATCGGCGGAACGGCCGATCCGAAGATCGAGACGGTCGAGCCCGAGCCCGAGCCGGCGCAATAGCGATCGGCGAACGCTCAGATGACGTTCAGCTCGCGGAACGGCCTGCCTTCCGCCACCCGCTCGTAGCCGAAGGCAGAGCAATCGATGGTGCGATAGCCGCCATGGACGATCAGTTCGGCGATGGCTCGGCCCACGGCGGGAGCCTGCTGGAGGCCGTGGCCGGAAAAACCGTTGGCGAACAGGAAGTTCGAAACTTCGGGGTGTGGTCCAATCACGCCATTCTGATCCAGCGTGTTGTAGTCGTAGTGCCCGGCCCAGGCGCGGGTCGGCTTGATCGCTTCGAAGGCGGGGATTCGGGTCGCAAGCGTCGGCCAGATGATCTCTTCGAACAGCGGCCAGTCCGGCTCGAAATCCTTCGGATCGGCCGCTGCCTCGCCTTCCGACGTCTCGGCGCCGCCGGTGAGGTAGACCGAGCCCTCCGGCCGCACATAGATGCCGCCCGGATCGACCAGCAGCGGCATGTCGGCATATTTTTCACGCGCCTCGAAGACGAAGACCGTGCGCTTGCGCGGCTCGACGGGAAGGACAAGTCCGGCCATGGCCGCGACCTTGCCGGCATTGGGACCGGCGGCGTTCACGACCGTCCCGGCTTCGAGCCGCTCGCCCGTGTCGAGCGTGACGCTGGTGACCCGGTTGCCGCTGCGCTCGATGCCAGTGACGCTCGCGGTGATCAGATCGACATCCATCGTCTTCAGCGCCTTGCGCAGAAGCCCGAGCATGGCATGCGCGTCGAACCAGCCTTCGCCGCTGCGGCCATAGACGCCGCCGGCGACACCTTCCGCCGATAGCCAGGGAAAGCGCCGCTCTAGCGCGTCCGGTCCCTCAAGCACGACATCCGCCCCTTCGGCAACCTGTGTCCGGTGATTGGCCTCCAGAACCGGCAGACCCTCTTCCGACGCCAGGATCAGGTACCCGCCCTCGCGGAAGGAGATATCGGCTTCCATCCCGAACTCCTCCTTCAGCCGGCGGAAGAGGCCTAGCGTGAACCGCGACAGGCGGATGTTTTCCGGGATGGAGAACTGCTGGCGGATGGACGCCATGGACAGGGTGGTCGCGGCATGCGGGAATTGCGGATCGCGCTCGACCAGCGCGATACGGCCGCCAAAACCTTCCTTGCGGAGGAAATAGGCGACCGAGCTTCCGACGATGGCGCCGCCGATGATGATGACGTCGTAGCGTGACATTCCGAGCCTCGAAAATCGTGGCCGACAGAACCAGCTTTGTCGTTGTCCCGCAAGGTCTTGCCTATAGAGCCAGACGGGAGCATGACAACCGGATGCAGCCAGTCATTCGCAAATTCCGTTTACGGCGATCCGTCCTCTACGTGCCTGCCACCAACGGGAAGGCGCTGGCGAAGATCGAGTCGCTTCCCTGCGACGCGGTCGTCGTCGATCTGGAAGATTCGGTCGGCTCGGCCGAGAAGGAAGCGGCGCGCGAATCGCTGAAGCGTTTCTTCGCTGGAAGGTCGTGGGGCGCGCGCGAAATCGTCATCCGCGTCAACGCCCTGTCGAGCGAATGGGGCGTCGACGACCTGACGCTCGCGGGATCGCTCGCTCCCGACGCCATCCTGCTGCCGAAGGTCGAGACGCCGCGCGACATTCTGGAGGCGAACGACGCGCTGGACGAGGCCGACGTGCCGGAAACGACGGCGCTATGGGCGATGATCGAGACGCCGCGCGCGATGCTCAATATCGGCGCGATCGCCGAACTCGGCCGTGACCGCTCCTCGCGGCTCGCCTGCTTCGTCGCCGGCGCCAACGATCTGGTCAAGGAAACCGGGACGCGCGACACGCCCGACCGGCGCTACCTGACGCCGTGGCTCATGCAGATGGTGCTCGCCGCGCGGGCCGGCGGCATCGACGTTCTGGACGGCGTCTTCAACGATTTTCGCGACCTCGACGGTTTCACCCGCCAGTGTACGGAATCCGCCACGATGGGTTTCGACGGCAGGACGCTGATCCATCCGACCCAGATCAGCCCGGCCAACACGGCCTTCTCGCCCCCGGCGGAAGCCGTGGCGGACGCGCAGGCGATCGTCGCCGCCTTCGCCAGACTGGAAAACGCCGGCAAGGGCGTCATCCAGATCGACGGCCGCATGGTTGAGCGGTTGCATCTCGATCAGGCCGAAAGGCTGCTGGCGAGGGTTGCCGCAGCAACGGACCGAGGCGCATAATTCTCCGACACCTCATTCCCGCAACGGCTGTTCTCCTATGAAACTCTACCGCTTCCTCACCGGTCCTGACGATGCAAGCTTCTGCCACAAGGTGACGGCTGCGCTGAACAAGGGCTGGCACATCTACGGTTCGCCCACCTACGCCTATGATTCGGCGAGCCAGACCATGCGCTGCGGGCAGGCCGTGGTGAAGGATATCGAAGGCAAGGATTACGATCCGGCGATGAAGCTCGGTGAACAGTAGCAAGGGCGAAAAGCTTACTCGACGCTCGCCTCGATCCGCTCCATGTCGTCGTCCGAGAGGCCGAAATGGTGGCCGATCTCGTGGATCAGCACATGGGTGACGATGTCGCCCAGCGTCTCCTCGTTCTCGGCCCAGTAATCCAGTATGGCGCGGCGGTAGAGGGTGACGCGGTTCGGCCCCTCTCCCGTCGCCGGGTTCCAGCGCTCGGCGATGCCGCGCCCCTCGAATAGGCCGAGCAGGTCGAACGGCGTTTCGAGCGAGAGATCGTCCATGATCTCGTCGGTCGGGAATTCCGCGATCTGGATGACGATCTCGCCGGTCAGCTTGCGAAAATCTTCCGGCAGATGCGCATAGGCTTCCAGCGCCATGAATTCCAGTTCATCGATTGAAGGCGAAAGCTGATCATGCCAGGCGCGGGTCTGGTAGATGCGGGCCATGCGTGCTCCTTTTGCCCGCATATAGCCCGTTGTCCGGCGCCTTTCGAGCCCCCGAAAACCTGCTCTTCCATGCCTTCTTCCGTCTCAAAGGAATAAATTCCTTCAGGTCGGCTTGACTCCGCTGCTCTCTTCTGGAATCCATTGGAACATAACAGGAACATATGCAGTGTGAACGCCATGGCGGCGACCGCCCGGGCGCAGGAGATCCTTTTTGCCCTGCGCCGCAAAATCGCGAAGATCGAAGGCGTTCTGCCCGAAAGGCTGGAGAATGCCGGTCCCGAAACGCATGCCACTGTCCTGCGTCGCGGGGGACGGCCCGTGGCGGAGACTTTTCCGTCCGGCGCGGCCCGTTTCGATGCCGGTCTGGGCGGGGGGCTGCCTGCCGCCGGGCTGATCGAGGTCCATGGGGCGGCTACCCGTGACGCGGGTCCAGCCGCAGGTTTCACTGTGGCGCTAGCCGGTCTCGCCGCCGGCCCGTCAGGAATGCTTGTGTGGATCGGAACCGGAGAGATCTTTCGGGAAGCCGGATGGCCTCATGCGCCGGGGCTTGCTGGCCGTTTCGGCATCGGCCCCGACCGGCTGCTTCTGGCGCAGGCCGAAAAGCTGGTGGATGCGCTCTGGATAGCCGAGGAGGCCGCCAGCCTCGAAGCGCTGGCCGGCATCGTGCTCGAAATTCGCGGCAGCCCGCAGGCACTCGACCTCACCGCGACGCGGCGTCTGCACCGTCGCGCGCTGGCGGCCGGACATCCGCTCTTCCTCCTGCGGCAGGCGGGTTCAGCCGAGCCGACCGCCGCGCCCATCCGTCTCGTCGTATCGCCTGCTCCCGCGGGGTTGCGTCCGACGCTGGCGGGGCCGCTCGAAGGATCGATCGGGCCGCCGGCCTTCAGGATTTCGATCGACAAGAGCCGAACATCCCCGCCCGCCACTTTCACCCTGGAATGGAACAGCGAAGCGCGCGCCTTCGAGGAGAGAGACCATGTCCCTGCTGCCGACGATATCTTCTCCGCAAAGAATACTGGCTCTCTGGCTGCCGCTCCTGTCGACGGAGCGGATCTTTCGCCATCGCTTCGGGAAGTCCTGGCGTTCCCGCCTGCCGCGCGGAACGCCGCCTCTGGTGGTCAGCCACCGGGAGGACAATACGCAACGCATCGACGCGCTCGACGCGCGCGCTAGCGCCCTGCGCCTGAGGACGGGCATGGGTATCGCCGATGCACGCGCCATGCATCCCGCCATCGAGGTCGTGGAGGCGGAGCCGCAGGCCGACCGGAAGCTTCTCGAAAGCATCGCCGACTGGTGCGACCGCTACACGCCGCTGGTCGCGCTGGAAGGCGATGACGGGCTTTTTCTCGACATCACCGGCTGCGCGCATCTTTTCGGCGGCGAGCGCGCCCTGCTGGACGACCTCCTTTCCCGTCTCCATCATCAGGGTTTCGAGGCCCGCGCCGGCGTGGCTTCGACACCCGGCGCGGCATGGGCAGCGGCCCGCTGCCACGGCGCCCGGATCGCGCCTCCCGGCGAGGAAGCGGATCTGCTGGCGCCGATGCCACTGGCCGCGCTGCGCCTCAATCCCGATATCTGTGCCGGGCTGGAAGGCGTCGGTCTGCGCACCGTCGGCGCCCTCATGCGGATTCCGCGCGCGCCGCTCGTGCGGCGCTTCGGCAAGGAGGTGGCGCTGCGCCTCGATCAGGCGCTTGGCCATGTCGAGGAGGCGATCTCGCCGCGGCTGCCGGTTCCCGCGCTTTCCGTCGAGCGGCAACTGGTCGAGCCGATCAGCCTCATCGAGGACATCGAGGAACTTCTGTTCCTGCTGGCGAAAAGCCTGAAAACCGATCTCGAACGGCGCGGCGAAGGCGCCGAGCGGCTGCAGCTCCTGTTGTTCAGGGTCGACGGCGCGGTGAGCCGCATCGCCGTCGGCGCCTCGCGTCCTTTGCGCGATCCCTCCATCATCCGAAAACTGTTCCATGAGCGCCTGACGACGTTGGGCGACGAGATCGATGCCGGCTATGGTTTCGAACTCATCCGCCTGTCGGCGCTCGTCGTTGCCCGGCTTGAAGCCGCCCAGACCGACCTCGACAGCCGTTCGGCATCGCAGGACGCCGATGTCGCTCTCTTCGCGGACA
The window above is part of the Rhizobiaceae bacterium genome. Proteins encoded here:
- the leuB gene encoding 3-isopropylmalate dehydrogenase; translation: MASRKLLLLPGDGIGPEAMAEVKKLIAIMNDKFGAGFETEEGLVGGCAYDAHGKAISEEDMAKAMAADAVLFGAVGGPKWDGVPYDVRPEAGLLRLRKDMQLFANLRPAICYPALAASSSLKQDVVEGLDILIVRELTGGVYFGEPKEIIDLGNGQKRGIDTQVYDTFEIERIAGVAFELARTRKNHVTSMEKRNVMKSGVLWNEVVTATHKAKYSDVKLDHMLADAGGMQLVRWPKQFDVIVTDNLFGDMLSDVAAMLTGSLGMLPSASLGAPDPKTSSRKALYEPVHGSAPDIAGKGIANPIAMIASFAMCLRYSFNMVSEADRLESAIAAVLDEGYRTKDIMSDGCIELGTADMGDKIAEKFQALIA
- the leuD gene encoding 3-isopropylmalate dehydratase small subunit codes for the protein MDKFNKLTGVAAPLPIVNVDTDMIIPKDYLKTIKRTGLSKGLFAEMRFNEDGSENPDFVLNKPAYRKAQILVAGDNFGCGSSREHAPWALLDFGIRCVISTSFADIFYNNCFKNGILPVTVSAEDLEKLLDDASRGSNATLTVDLEEKEIRGPDGGVIKFDLDDFKRYCLLNGLDDIGLTMEKAPAIDRFEQATAESRPWA
- a CDS encoding DUF72 domain-containing protein produces the protein MGAIHVGTAGWSISSVYKADFPATGTHLERYAARFDCVEINSSFYRPHRHETYTRWANSVPDGFRFSVKVPKSITHEKRLRNYDSLLDAFLGEVSGLGDKLAVLLVQTPPSLAFEASTVEVFLRAVLSASTGRIVVEARHGSWFKPEAESLLADLGVAQVAADPPHGGSVAPATAGRTGIAYFRFHGRPRIYYSNYDAAALEGIASDLKMAAHGGPVWCIFDNTAEGHALANARDMLALLGSARDGDGPPGSINR
- a CDS encoding FAD-binding oxidoreductase, whose amino-acid sequence is MSRYDVIIIGGAIVGSSVAYFLRKEGFGGRIALVERDPQFPHAATTLSMASIRQQFSIPENIRLSRFTLGLFRRLKEEFGMEADISFREGGYLILASEEGLPVLEANHRTQVAEGADVVLEGPDALERRFPWLSAEGVAGGVYGRSGEGWFDAHAMLGLLRKALKTMDVDLITASVTGIERSGNRVTSVTLDTGERLEAGTVVNAAGPNAGKVAAMAGLVLPVEPRKRTVFVFEAREKYADMPLLVDPGGIYVRPEGSVYLTGGAETSEGEAAADPKDFEPDWPLFEEIIWPTLATRIPAFEAIKPTRAWAGHYDYNTLDQNGVIGPHPEVSNFLFANGFSGHGLQQAPAVGRAIAELIVHGGYRTIDCSAFGYERVAEGRPFRELNVI
- a CDS encoding CoA ester lyase, encoding MQPVIRKFRLRRSVLYVPATNGKALAKIESLPCDAVVVDLEDSVGSAEKEAARESLKRFFAGRSWGAREIVIRVNALSSEWGVDDLTLAGSLAPDAILLPKVETPRDILEANDALDEADVPETTALWAMIETPRAMLNIGAIAELGRDRSSRLACFVAGANDLVKETGTRDTPDRRYLTPWLMQMVLAARAGGIDVLDGVFNDFRDLDGFTRQCTESATMGFDGRTLIHPTQISPANTAFSPPAEAVADAQAIVAAFARLENAGKGVIQIDGRMVERLHLDQAERLLARVAAATDRGA
- a CDS encoding DUF1737 domain-containing protein; protein product: MKLYRFLTGPDDASFCHKVTAALNKGWHIYGSPTYAYDSASQTMRCGQAVVKDIEGKDYDPAMKLGEQ
- a CDS encoding metallopeptidase family protein, translating into MARIYQTRAWHDQLSPSIDELEFMALEAYAHLPEDFRKLTGEIVIQIAEFPTDEIMDDLSLETPFDLLGLFEGRGIAERWNPATGEGPNRVTLYRRAILDYWAENEETLGDIVTHVLIHEIGHHFGLSDDDMERIEASVE
- a CDS encoding DNA polymerase Y family protein, giving the protein MVSHREDNTQRIDALDARASALRLRTGMGIADARAMHPAIEVVEAEPQADRKLLESIADWCDRYTPLVALEGDDGLFLDITGCAHLFGGERALLDDLLSRLHHQGFEARAGVASTPGAAWAAARCHGARIAPPGEEADLLAPMPLAALRLNPDICAGLEGVGLRTVGALMRIPRAPLVRRFGKEVALRLDQALGHVEEAISPRLPVPALSVERQLVEPISLIEDIEELLFLLAKSLKTDLERRGEGAERLQLLLFRVDGAVSRIAVGASRPLRDPSIIRKLFHERLTTLGDEIDAGYGFELIRLSALVVARLEAAQTDLDSRSASQDADVALFADRVMARLGAASLLCPAPVESHIPERAVNLVPFPEARRGRQKQPSENPFALQERPVRLFPHPDPVDMVSVWEFTFRWRRTIYKGVRVEGPERIAPEWWRDEGEAATRDYFRVEDEDGRRYWLFREDRLSVLENRERWFMHGLFA